A stretch of Fusobacterium periodonticum ATCC 33693 DNA encodes these proteins:
- a CDS encoding homocysteine S-methyltransferase family protein translates to MFEFEKELRERILVLDGAMGTVLQKYELTPEDFNGAKGCYEILNETRPDIIFEVHKKYIEAGADIIETNSFNCNAISLKDYHLEDKVYDLAKKSAEIARDAVKESGKKVYVFGAIGPTNKSLSFPVGDVPYKRAVSFDEMKEVIKVQVAGLIDGGVDGILLETIFDGLTAKAALLATEEVFEEKNVKLPISISATVNRQGKLLTGQSIESLIVALDRDSVTSFGFNCSFGAKDLVPLVIKIKELTTKFVSLHANAGLPNQNGDYVETAQKMRDDLLPLIENQAINILGGCCGTNYDHIRAIAELVKDQKPRVLPKENLLETCLSGNEIYNFNDKFTCVGERNNISGSKLFRTMIEEHNYLKALEVARQQIDAGAKVLDINVDDGILDSVEEMKNFLRVLQNDSFIAKIPIMIDSSDFAVIEEGLKNTSGKAIVNSISLKEGTEEFLRKAKIIRNFGASIVVMAFDEKGQGVSAERKIEICQRAYDLLKSIGVKNSDIVFDPNILSVGTGQEADRYHAREFIKTIDYIHENLKGCGVVGGLSNLSFAFRGNNVLRAAFHHIFLEEAVPRGFNFAILNPKEKAPQWTDEEREKIKSFIFGDSTDMEALLSLNLVKRKEDAQIFAETPEDKIRKALIQGGSESLQEVIGDLLKKYKALEILENILMSAMQEIGRLFEQGELYLPQLIRSASVMNNCVDILTPYLDKVDKASSKGKILMATVDGDVHDIGKNIVGTVLECNGYEVIDLGVMVPRDKIVEKAKEINADVVTLSGLISPSLKEMERVADLFQKVGMQVPILIAGAATSKLHTGLKVLPNYDYSLHVTDAMDTITVVSQLLSTKRKDFLETKQTQLRKIAKRYMDNNNETEEKKVFTEVKKTVSYIPKVLGKQFLSLPVEIFKDNLKWDIALYALRVKNTPEEEKTLSDLKKIYEKLIEEKVEFRAAYGYFRCKKTETFLEMEGMTFEISPNLAQYIEKEDYVGGFVISVGSKIFKDDKYLGLLETLLCNAIAETASEYMETRVSEDIVPTFLRPAVGYPILPDHSLKKVVFDLIDGERTGAKLSPAFAMTPLSTVCGFYLCNDNAKY, encoded by the coding sequence ATGTTTGAGTTTGAAAAAGAATTAAGAGAAAGAATATTAGTTTTAGATGGGGCAATGGGGACAGTTTTACAAAAATATGAATTAACACCAGAAGATTTTAATGGAGCAAAAGGTTGTTATGAAATATTAAATGAAACTAGACCTGACATAATTTTTGAAGTACATAAAAAATATATTGAAGCAGGAGCAGATATAATTGAAACTAATAGTTTTAACTGTAATGCTATATCTTTAAAAGACTATCATTTAGAAGATAAGGTTTATGACTTAGCAAAAAAATCAGCAGAAATTGCAAGAGATGCAGTTAAAGAAAGTGGAAAGAAAGTTTATGTATTTGGGGCAATAGGACCTACAAATAAGAGTTTATCTTTTCCAGTAGGAGATGTTCCTTATAAAAGAGCAGTTAGCTTTGATGAAATGAAAGAAGTTATAAAAGTTCAAGTTGCAGGACTTATAGATGGTGGAGTAGATGGAATTTTACTAGAAACTATCTTTGATGGTTTAACTGCAAAAGCAGCACTACTTGCAACAGAAGAAGTCTTTGAAGAAAAGAATGTAAAATTACCAATTTCAATTTCAGCTACTGTAAATAGACAAGGAAAATTACTAACAGGACAAAGTATAGAATCTTTAATAGTTGCTTTAGATAGAGATTCTGTAACTTCATTTGGATTTAACTGTTCATTTGGAGCTAAGGACTTAGTTCCACTTGTTATAAAAATAAAAGAATTAACAACAAAATTTGTATCATTACATGCTAATGCAGGTCTACCTAATCAAAATGGAGACTATGTTGAAACTGCACAAAAGATGAGAGATGATTTATTACCTCTTATAGAAAACCAAGCTATAAATATTCTAGGTGGTTGTTGTGGAACAAACTATGATCATATTAGAGCAATAGCTGAATTAGTGAAAGATCAAAAACCAAGAGTTTTACCAAAAGAAAATTTATTAGAAACTTGTCTATCTGGAAATGAAATATATAACTTTAATGATAAATTTACTTGTGTTGGAGAAAGAAATAATATATCTGGTTCAAAATTGTTTAGAACAATGATAGAAGAACATAACTATTTAAAAGCACTTGAAGTTGCAAGACAACAAATAGATGCAGGAGCAAAAGTTCTAGATATAAATGTTGATGATGGGATTTTAGATTCTGTTGAAGAAATGAAAAACTTCTTAAGAGTTTTACAAAATGATAGTTTCATAGCAAAAATTCCTATAATGATTGATTCATCTGATTTTGCCGTTATTGAAGAAGGACTAAAAAATACTTCTGGTAAGGCAATAGTAAACTCTATTAGTTTGAAAGAAGGAACTGAAGAATTTTTAAGAAAAGCTAAAATAATTAGAAATTTTGGTGCTTCAATAGTAGTAATGGCTTTTGATGAAAAAGGACAAGGAGTCAGTGCTGAAAGAAAAATTGAAATATGTCAAAGAGCTTATGATTTATTAAAAAGTATAGGAGTTAAAAATTCTGATATAGTATTTGACCCTAATATTTTAAGTGTTGGAACAGGGCAAGAAGCAGATCGTTACCATGCTAGAGAATTCATAAAGACTATTGACTATATACATGAAAATTTAAAAGGTTGTGGAGTAGTTGGTGGATTGAGTAACCTATCTTTTGCTTTTAGAGGAAATAATGTTTTAAGAGCAGCATTCCATCATATATTCTTGGAAGAAGCAGTGCCAAGAGGATTTAATTTTGCTATCTTAAATCCAAAAGAAAAAGCACCTCAATGGACAGATGAAGAAAGAGAAAAAATTAAATCTTTCATATTTGGAGATAGTACAGATATGGAAGCCTTACTTTCATTGAATCTGGTTAAGAGAAAAGAAGATGCACAAATATTTGCAGAAACTCCTGAAGATAAAATTAGAAAAGCATTGATTCAAGGTGGAAGTGAATCTTTACAAGAAGTTATTGGAGATTTATTAAAAAAATATAAGGCACTTGAAATCTTAGAAAATATATTGATGTCTGCAATGCAAGAAATAGGAAGACTATTTGAACAAGGGGAACTATATTTACCACAACTTATTCGTTCAGCTTCTGTTATGAATAACTGTGTTGATATCTTAACTCCATACTTAGATAAAGTTGATAAAGCTTCATCAAAAGGTAAAATTTTAATGGCTACTGTTGATGGAGATGTACATGATATAGGTAAAAATATTGTTGGAACAGTTTTAGAATGTAATGGATATGAAGTTATAGATTTGGGAGTTATGGTTCCAAGAGATAAAATTGTTGAAAAAGCTAAAGAAATAAATGCAGATGTAGTAACTTTAAGTGGACTTATAAGTCCCTCTTTAAAAGAGATGGAAAGAGTTGCAGATTTATTCCAAAAAGTTGGAATGCAAGTTCCTATATTAATTGCAGGAGCAGCAACTTCTAAGCTACATACAGGATTAAAAGTTTTACCTAATTATGATTACTCTTTGCATGTCACAGATGCTATGGATACTATAACAGTGGTATCACAATTGCTTTCTACAAAAAGAAAAGATTTTCTTGAAACAAAGCAAACTCAACTTCGTAAGATAGCTAAGAGATATATGGATAACAATAATGAAACTGAAGAGAAAAAAGTTTTCACTGAAGTTAAAAAGACAGTTAGCTATATTCCTAAAGTTTTAGGAAAACAATTCCTATCTTTACCTGTTGAAATTTTCAAGGATAATTTAAAATGGGATATTGCTCTATATGCTTTAAGAGTTAAAAACACTCCTGAAGAAGAAAAAACTTTAAGTGACTTAAAGAAAATCTATGAAAAATTAATAGAAGAAAAAGTTGAATTTAGAGCAGCTTATGGATATTTTAGATGTAAGAAGACTGAAACTTTCTTAGAGATGGAAGGAATGACTTTTGAAATTTCTCCTAATCTTGCTCAATATATAGAAAAAGAAGATTATGTTGGTGGTTTTGTAATTTCAGTAGGAAGTAAAATCTTTAAAGATGATAAATATTTAGGTTTACTAGAAACTTTACTATGTAATGCTATAGCAGAAACTGCCTCTGAATATATGGAAACTAGAGTATCAGAGGATATAGTACCAACATTCTTAAGACCAGCTGTTGGTTATCCAATTTTACCAGACCATTCATTGAAAAAAGTTGTTTTTGACTTGATTGATGGTGAAAGAACAGGAGCAAAATTAAGTCCTGCCTTCGCAATGACACCATTAAGTACAGTTTGTGGTTTCTATTTATGTAATGATAATGCTAAATATTAA